Proteins found in one Cetobacterium somerae genomic segment:
- a CDS encoding MoaD/ThiS family protein, with protein sequence MLEIRFFATLRNNRGNIVKIPFYQDITGVQLLKIFNISQDQVSIFLVNGFHRSLDTKLCNDDVISIFPPVGGG encoded by the coding sequence ATGTTAGAGATTCGCTTTTTTGCTACTCTTAGAAATAATAGAGGAAATATTGTAAAAATACCGTTTTATCAAGATATTACAGGAGTTCAACTTCTTAAAATCTTTAACATTTCACAAGATCAAGTATCTATATTTTTAGTTAATGGCTTTCATCGCTCTTTAGATACAAAACTTTGTAATGACGATGTTATTTCAATTTTTCCACCTGTTGGTGGTGGCTAA
- a CDS encoding MATE family efflux transporter, whose translation MKFRSIDLEKDSISRLFFNFSFPAVMGMLISAFYVIVDGIFIGRGIGGDGLAAINLAYPIITLTIALSLMFGTGGATVISIKQGEGNLKEVNRYFSHMIILNVISYILICSLTLIFQDKIIFLLGSSEKLFYLTKAYLIPGVIFSIFFMLSISLNAVVRNNNSPNFAMASMGIGAIVNILLDALFIIKFKWGMYGAAYATGIAQMASALFLLSYFFRKDCNIKFIKETLNLQIIKRICSNGFSSFILEFAVAVITILFNSTLMILTGEIGVAAFSIIAYIFYVFRMIFNGLAQGIQPIISYNFGAKHRDRIKATLILGHKISLIVALSILSFVYFERDFIIEFFNGDIELIKLASRGLLIYSSAVIFLGANFINISYLQSMEKSTFANILSFGRSFVFIIIGIFTLPDFIGIDGVWLSLPFADFMTFITGAAVTLKRKNRKIL comes from the coding sequence ATGAAATTTCGTTCAATTGATTTAGAGAAGGATTCTATAAGTAGGTTATTTTTTAATTTTTCTTTTCCTGCTGTTATGGGAATGTTAATATCGGCTTTCTATGTTATTGTTGATGGCATTTTTATTGGTAGAGGAATTGGTGGAGATGGTTTAGCTGCTATAAACTTAGCTTATCCCATTATTACACTGACTATAGCTTTAAGTTTGATGTTTGGAACTGGTGGTGCAACAGTTATTTCTATAAAGCAAGGAGAAGGAAATTTAAAAGAAGTTAACCGATACTTTTCACATATGATTATTTTAAATGTTATATCATATATTCTTATTTGTTCATTAACTCTTATTTTTCAAGATAAAATAATTTTCTTGCTTGGAAGCAGTGAGAAACTTTTCTATTTAACCAAAGCTTATTTAATTCCTGGAGTTATTTTTAGTATATTTTTTATGCTTTCTATATCCTTAAATGCAGTTGTTAGAAACAATAATAGCCCAAATTTTGCTATGGCCTCTATGGGAATAGGTGCAATCGTCAACATTTTACTAGATGCTTTATTCATAATTAAGTTTAAGTGGGGAATGTATGGTGCTGCTTATGCTACTGGAATTGCTCAAATGGCATCTGCATTATTTTTACTCTCATATTTCTTTAGGAAAGACTGTAATATAAAATTTATAAAAGAAACTTTAAATTTACAAATTATAAAAAGAATCTGTTCAAATGGCTTTTCATCTTTTATTTTAGAGTTTGCTGTCGCTGTTATTACAATTTTATTCAACTCTACTTTAATGATTTTAACTGGCGAGATTGGAGTTGCTGCTTTTAGTATAATTGCATATATTTTCTATGTTTTTAGAATGATTTTTAATGGTTTAGCTCAAGGAATTCAACCCATCATTAGTTATAATTTTGGTGCTAAACATCGAGATCGAATTAAAGCAACTTTAATTTTAGGACATAAAATTTCTTTAATCGTTGCTTTATCAATTCTCTCTTTTGTTTATTTTGAAAGAGATTTTATTATAGAATTTTTTAATGGCGATATAGAATTAATTAAACTTGCTTCTAGAGGTCTTTTAATCTATTCCTCAGCTGTTATTTTTTTAGGAGCAAACTTTATAAATATATCTTATCTTCAATCTATGGAAAAATCTACTTTTGCTAATATTTTATCTTTTGGAAGAAGTTTTGTGTTTATTATTATTGGTATATTTACTTTACCTGATTTTATAGGAATTGATGGTGTTTGGCTTTCTTTACCTTTTGCAGATTTCATGACATTCATAACAGGTGCTGCAGTAACATTGAAAAGGAAAAATAGAAAAATCTTATAA
- a CDS encoding HesA/MoeB/ThiF family protein: MEKRYIKNFDSLSEFEQEIIKQKNILVIGLGGLGGFVLDSLARLGVKKIKLIDFDNFDITNLNRQLLSTEKNIGFSKVLEGKKYINSINSLINVEIFNYKFEECCFKTIFKDIDIVFDCCDNIITKFNIEEQCQIFNIPLIYGAVAGYFGQVSCILPNSPLLQQIYPKKNIEGVESKTGNLCFVVSIVASLQINLFLKLILKKIIKTNGFYYIDINIFEIQWISFEIKKEK; the protein is encoded by the coding sequence ATGGAAAAAAGATATATCAAAAATTTTGACTCATTAAGTGAATTTGAACAAGAAATTATAAAACAAAAAAACATTTTAGTTATTGGCCTTGGTGGTCTTGGTGGATTTGTTTTAGACTCTTTAGCTCGGCTAGGAGTAAAGAAAATTAAACTCATCGATTTTGATAATTTTGATATTACTAATTTAAATCGCCAACTTTTATCGACGGAAAAAAATATTGGTTTCTCTAAAGTTTTAGAGGGAAAAAAATATATTAACTCAATTAATTCTTTGATTAATGTAGAAATTTTTAATTATAAATTTGAAGAATGTTGCTTTAAAACTATTTTTAAAGACATAGATATCGTTTTCGATTGCTGTGATAATATAATTACTAAGTTCAATATTGAAGAACAATGTCAAATTTTCAACATACCCCTTATTTATGGAGCCGTTGCAGGATATTTTGGACAAGTTAGTTGTATTTTACCTAATTCTCCTTTATTACAACAAATTTATCCAAAAAAAAATATTGAAGGAGTGGAAAGTAAAACAGGTAATCTTTGTTTTGTAGTATCAATTGTAGCATCTTTACAAATAAATCTTTTTCTTAAATTAATTTTAAAAAAAATAATAAAAACTAATGGTTTTTATTATATAGATATAAATATTTTTGAAATTCAATGGATTTCTTTTGAAATTAAAAAGGAAAAATGA
- a CDS encoding aldehyde ferredoxin oxidoreductase family protein, with protein sequence MKTSYNEKLLRINLTTNEIKVEPLNLEIAKKFIGARGLGSKILLDEIDPSVDPLSSENKLVIMTGPVTGASVPTGGRYVVVTKSPLTGMIACSNSGGEWGAKLKYSGFDGIIIEGKSNTPKYLYINDDKVEILNAHHVWGKTSTETDIFLKEKYPQASVLNIGPGGENLSLMAAIINDTDRAAGRSGVGAVMGSKNLKAIVVNSSKNSIPVNNPDALRKELVIAMKKIKEDGVTGTGLPTYGTAVLVNIINETGSFPTNNWQGSYSQNAENISGETLTEKYLKRTYNCHRCPIGCGRVVEREGKEIGGPEYETLWAYGGNCGVYDIPTINEANFWCNELGLDAISVPCTIAAGMELYEKGLISDNDCEGIPLKFGSKIAVVEWTKRIGFGETSLGKLMALGSQRLCEHYGHPEISMSVKKQELPAYDARGIQGIGLNYATSNRGGCHVRGYMISPEILAHPELLDRTVTDNKASWTKIFQDLTAVIDSMGICLFTSFALNAEDYTNFLNAATGTEHTVTSLLDTGERIYNLERVFNKRAGMKPEDDQLPKRLLKEAIVNGPSKGLKSKLDIMLPEYYKARGWENAFPTKETLQKLGLEDLC encoded by the coding sequence ATGAAAACATCATATAATGAAAAATTATTAAGAATCAATTTAACAACCAATGAAATAAAAGTAGAGCCTTTAAATTTAGAAATTGCTAAAAAATTTATTGGTGCAAGAGGACTAGGGAGTAAAATTCTTTTAGACGAAATCGATCCTAGTGTTGATCCTTTATCGAGCGAAAATAAATTAGTTATTATGACTGGACCTGTTACTGGAGCATCTGTTCCAACAGGTGGCAGATATGTTGTTGTTACAAAATCTCCTCTTACTGGTATGATTGCTTGCTCTAACTCCGGTGGTGAATGGGGGGCTAAATTAAAATATTCAGGTTTTGATGGCATTATCATAGAAGGTAAAAGTAATACTCCTAAATATTTATATATTAATGATGACAAAGTCGAAATTTTAAATGCACATCATGTTTGGGGAAAAACTAGTACTGAAACTGATATTTTTTTAAAAGAGAAATATCCTCAAGCTTCTGTTTTGAATATTGGTCCTGGCGGTGAAAATCTCTCTCTAATGGCTGCTATTATAAATGACACTGATCGAGCTGCTGGTAGATCTGGAGTAGGAGCTGTTATGGGATCTAAAAATTTAAAAGCAATTGTTGTTAATTCCTCAAAAAATTCAATCCCTGTTAATAATCCAGATGCTCTAAGAAAAGAATTAGTTATAGCAATGAAAAAAATAAAAGAAGATGGTGTAACTGGTACTGGTCTACCTACTTATGGAACTGCTGTTCTTGTAAATATTATAAATGAAACTGGAAGTTTTCCTACAAACAATTGGCAAGGATCATATTCTCAAAATGCAGAAAATATAAGTGGAGAAACTCTTACTGAGAAATATTTAAAAAGAACATATAACTGTCACCGATGTCCAATAGGTTGTGGACGAGTTGTAGAACGAGAAGGAAAAGAAATTGGTGGTCCTGAATATGAAACTTTATGGGCATATGGTGGAAATTGTGGAGTCTACGATATACCTACAATTAATGAAGCTAATTTTTGGTGTAATGAACTTGGATTAGATGCAATCTCTGTACCTTGTACTATTGCAGCTGGAATGGAACTATACGAAAAAGGCCTTATTTCTGACAATGATTGCGAAGGTATTCCTTTAAAGTTTGGAAGTAAAATTGCTGTAGTTGAGTGGACAAAGAGAATTGGATTTGGAGAAACCTCTCTTGGCAAATTAATGGCTTTAGGTTCACAAAGATTATGTGAACATTATGGTCACCCTGAAATATCAATGTCTGTTAAAAAACAAGAACTTCCTGCCTACGATGCTCGTGGAATACAAGGCATTGGTTTAAATTATGCTACTAGTAATCGTGGAGGATGTCACGTTAGAGGCTATATGATATCTCCAGAAATTCTAGCTCATCCTGAGTTACTAGATCGGACTGTTACAGATAATAAAGCCTCTTGGACTAAAATATTCCAGGATTTAACTGCTGTTATCGATTCTATGGGAATATGTCTGTTTACTTCTTTTGCTCTTAATGCAGAGGATTATACTAATTTCTTAAATGCTGCTACTGGTACGGAGCACACTGTAACATCACTTTTAGATACTGGTGAACGAATTTATAATCTAGAAAGAGTTTTCAATAAAAGGGCCGGAATGAAACCTGAAGATGACCAACTTCCTAAACGTCTTTTAAAAGAAGCTATTGTAAATGGTCCTTCCAAAGGACTTAAAAGTAAACTTGACATAATGCTTCCTGAATATTACAAAGCTCGTGGATGGGAAAATGCCTTCCCTACAAAAGAAACTCTACAAAAACTAGGATTAGAAGATTTATGTTAG